One segment of Desmodus rotundus isolate HL8 chromosome 6, HLdesRot8A.1, whole genome shotgun sequence DNA contains the following:
- the ZNF800 gene encoding zinc finger protein 800 isoform X2, giving the protein MPLRDKYCQTDHHHHGCCEPVYILEPGDAPLLQQPLQTSKSGIQQIIECFRSGTKQLKHILLKDVDTIFECKLCRSLFRGLPNLITHKKFYCPPSLQMDDNLPDVNDKQSQAINDLLEAIYPSVDKREYIIKLEPIETNQNAVFQYISRTDNPTEVAESSSIPEQAEVQIQETSTENSKTVPVTVTEMETVEPPPVEIVADEVAPTSDEQPQESQADVETSDNSDFGHQLICCLCRKEFNSRRGVRRHIRKVHKKKMEELKKYIETRKNPNQSSKGRSKNVLVPLSRSCPVCCKSFATKANVRRHFDEVHRGLRRDSITPDIATKPGQPLFLDSVSPKKSFKTRKQKSSSKAEYNLTACKCLLCKRKYSSQIMLKRHMQIVHKITLSATNSKREKGPNNTANSSEIKVKVEPADSVESSPPSITHSPQNELKGTNHSNEKKNTPAAQKNKVKQDSESPKSTSPSAAGGQQKTRKPKLSAGFDFKQLYCKLCKRQFTSKQNLTKHIELHTDGNNIYVKFYKCPLCTYETRRKRDVIRHITVVHKKSSRYLGKITASLEIRAIKKPIDFVLNKVAKRGPSRDEAKHSDSKHDGTSNSPSKKYEVADVGIEVKVTKNFSLHRCNKCGKAFAKKTYLEHHKKTHKANASNSPEGNKTKGRSTRSKALV; this is encoded by the exons gAACTAAACaacttaaacatattttattaaaagacgTGGACACTATTTTTGAATGTAAATTATGCCGAAGTCTCTTCAGAGGATTACCAAATTTAATTACCCACAAAAAATTTTACTGCCCACCAAGTCTCCAGATGGATGACA ACCTTCCTGATGTAAATGATAAACAAAGCCAAGCCATAAATGATCTCCTAGAAGCCATATATCCAAGTGTGGACAAGCGAGAATATATTATTAAGCTAGAACCCATAGAAACTAATCAGAATGCAGTGTTTCAGTATATTTCAAGGACTGATAATCCTACTGAAGTCGCAGAGTCAAGCAGTATTCCTGAACAAGCTGAAGTTCAAATACAGGAAACTAGCACTGAAAACTCTAAAACAGTACCAGTTACAGTTACAGAGATGGAAACTGTGGAGCCCCCTCCTGTTGAGATCGTTGCAGATGAAGTTGCACCTACATCTGATGAACAACCTCAGGAATCACAAGCTGACGTAGAAACTTCTGATAATTCTGATTTTGGTCACCAGTTGATATGTTGTCTTTGTAGAAAAGAATTTAATTCCAGACGAGGTGTTCGTCGTCACATTCGAAAAGTACACAAGAAAAAGATGGAAGAACTAAAAAAGTACATTGAAACACGAAAAAATCCAAACCAGTCCTCTAAGGGACGCAGTAAGAATGTTCTGGTTCCATTAAGTAGGAGTTGTCCAGTATGTTGTAAATCATTTGCTACAAAAGCGAATGTAAGGAggcattttgatgaagttcataGAGGACTAAGGAGGGATTCAATTACTCCTGATATAGCAACAAAGCCTGGGCAACCTTTGTTTCTGGATTCTGTTTCTcctaaaaaatcttttaagactCGAAAACAAAAGTCGTCTTCAAAGGCTGAATACAATTTAACTGCATGCAAATGCCTCCTTTGCAAGAGGAAATATAGTTCACAAATAATGCTTAAAAGACATATGCAAATTGTCCACAAGATAACTCTTTCTGCAACAAACTCTAAAAGAGAGAAAGGCCCTAATAATACTGCCAACAGttcagaaataaaagttaaagttGAACCAGCAGATTCTGTAGAATCTTCACCCCCTTCCATTACCCATTCTCCACAGAATGAATTAAAGGGAACAAatcattcaaatgaaaaaaagaacacaccggcagcacagaaaaataaagttaaacaagACTCTGAAAGCCCTAAATCAACCAGTCCGTCTGCTGCAGGTGGCCAGCAAAAAACCAGGAAACCAAAACTTTCAGCTGGCTTTGACTTTAAGCAACTTTACTGTAAACTTTGTAAACGTCAGTTTACTTCCAAACAGAACTTGACTAAACACATTGAATTGCACACAGATGGGAATAACATTTATGTTAAATTCTACAAGTGTCCTCTTTGCACTTACGAAACTCGTCGAAAGCGTGATGTGATACGACATATAACTGTGGTTCATAAAAAGTCATCCCGCTATCTTGGGAAAATAACAGCCAGTTTGGAGATCAGAGCTATAAAAAAGCCCATTGATTTTGTTCTAAATAAAGTGGCAAAAAGAGGCCCTTCGAGGGACGAAGCAAAACATAGCGATTCAAAACATGATGGCACTTCTAACTCTCCCAGTAAAAAGTATGAAGTAGCTGACGTTGGTATTGAAGTAAAAGTCACAAAAAACTTTTCTCTTCACAGATGCAATAAATGTGGAAAGGCATTTGCCAAAAAGACTTATCTTGAACATCATAAGAAAACTCATAAGGCAAATGCTTCCAATTCACctgaaggaaacaaaaccaaaggcCGAAGTACAAGATCTAAGGCTCTTGTCTG A
- the ZNF800 gene encoding zinc finger protein 800 isoform X1, whose amino-acid sequence MPLRDKYCQTDHHHHGCCEPVYILEPGDAPLLQQPLQTSKSGIQQIIECFRSGTKQLKHILLKDVDTIFECKLCRSLFRGLPNLITHKKFYCPPSLQMDDNLPDVNDKQSQAINDLLEAIYPSVDKREYIIKLEPIETNQNAVFQYISRTDNPTEVAESSSIPEQAEVQIQETSTENSKTVPVTVTEMETVEPPPVEIVADEVAPTSDEQPQESQADVETSDNSDFGHQLICCLCRKEFNSRRGVRRHIRKVHKKKMEELKKYIETRKNPNQSSKGRSKNVLVPLSRSCPVCCKSFATKANVRRHFDEVHRGLRRDSITPDIATKPGQPLFLDSVSPKKSFKTRKQKSSSKAEYNLTACKCLLCKRKYSSQIMLKRHMQIVHKITLSATNSKREKGPNNTANSSEIKVKVEPADSVESSPPSITHSPQNELKGTNHSNEKKNTPAAQKNKVKQDSESPKSTSPSAAGGQQKTRKPKLSAGFDFKQLYCKLCKRQFTSKQNLTKHIELHTDGNNIYVKFYKCPLCTYETRRKRDVIRHITVVHKKSSRYLGKITASLEIRAIKKPIDFVLNKVAKRGPSRDEAKHSDSKHDGTSNSPSKKYEVADVGIEVKVTKNFSLHRCNKCGKAFAKKTYLEHHKKTHKANASNSPEGNKTKGRSTRSKALVCLGKPSPRSAAAPRSAAPGSRCPSGAAAVTTRQAAASCRAKLRGGAARERLHAARGLRKPAPP is encoded by the exons gAACTAAACaacttaaacatattttattaaaagacgTGGACACTATTTTTGAATGTAAATTATGCCGAAGTCTCTTCAGAGGATTACCAAATTTAATTACCCACAAAAAATTTTACTGCCCACCAAGTCTCCAGATGGATGACA ACCTTCCTGATGTAAATGATAAACAAAGCCAAGCCATAAATGATCTCCTAGAAGCCATATATCCAAGTGTGGACAAGCGAGAATATATTATTAAGCTAGAACCCATAGAAACTAATCAGAATGCAGTGTTTCAGTATATTTCAAGGACTGATAATCCTACTGAAGTCGCAGAGTCAAGCAGTATTCCTGAACAAGCTGAAGTTCAAATACAGGAAACTAGCACTGAAAACTCTAAAACAGTACCAGTTACAGTTACAGAGATGGAAACTGTGGAGCCCCCTCCTGTTGAGATCGTTGCAGATGAAGTTGCACCTACATCTGATGAACAACCTCAGGAATCACAAGCTGACGTAGAAACTTCTGATAATTCTGATTTTGGTCACCAGTTGATATGTTGTCTTTGTAGAAAAGAATTTAATTCCAGACGAGGTGTTCGTCGTCACATTCGAAAAGTACACAAGAAAAAGATGGAAGAACTAAAAAAGTACATTGAAACACGAAAAAATCCAAACCAGTCCTCTAAGGGACGCAGTAAGAATGTTCTGGTTCCATTAAGTAGGAGTTGTCCAGTATGTTGTAAATCATTTGCTACAAAAGCGAATGTAAGGAggcattttgatgaagttcataGAGGACTAAGGAGGGATTCAATTACTCCTGATATAGCAACAAAGCCTGGGCAACCTTTGTTTCTGGATTCTGTTTCTcctaaaaaatcttttaagactCGAAAACAAAAGTCGTCTTCAAAGGCTGAATACAATTTAACTGCATGCAAATGCCTCCTTTGCAAGAGGAAATATAGTTCACAAATAATGCTTAAAAGACATATGCAAATTGTCCACAAGATAACTCTTTCTGCAACAAACTCTAAAAGAGAGAAAGGCCCTAATAATACTGCCAACAGttcagaaataaaagttaaagttGAACCAGCAGATTCTGTAGAATCTTCACCCCCTTCCATTACCCATTCTCCACAGAATGAATTAAAGGGAACAAatcattcaaatgaaaaaaagaacacaccggcagcacagaaaaataaagttaaacaagACTCTGAAAGCCCTAAATCAACCAGTCCGTCTGCTGCAGGTGGCCAGCAAAAAACCAGGAAACCAAAACTTTCAGCTGGCTTTGACTTTAAGCAACTTTACTGTAAACTTTGTAAACGTCAGTTTACTTCCAAACAGAACTTGACTAAACACATTGAATTGCACACAGATGGGAATAACATTTATGTTAAATTCTACAAGTGTCCTCTTTGCACTTACGAAACTCGTCGAAAGCGTGATGTGATACGACATATAACTGTGGTTCATAAAAAGTCATCCCGCTATCTTGGGAAAATAACAGCCAGTTTGGAGATCAGAGCTATAAAAAAGCCCATTGATTTTGTTCTAAATAAAGTGGCAAAAAGAGGCCCTTCGAGGGACGAAGCAAAACATAGCGATTCAAAACATGATGGCACTTCTAACTCTCCCAGTAAAAAGTATGAAGTAGCTGACGTTGGTATTGAAGTAAAAGTCACAAAAAACTTTTCTCTTCACAGATGCAATAAATGTGGAAAGGCATTTGCCAAAAAGACTTATCTTGAACATCATAAGAAAACTCATAAGGCAAATGCTTCCAATTCACctgaaggaaacaaaaccaaaggcCGAAGTACAAGATCTAAGGCTCTTGTCTG CCTCGGGAAGCCGTCGCCCCGCAGCGCTGCCGCCCCGCGCTCGGCTGCCCCGGGGAgccgctgcccctccggggctgCGGCTGTCACCACGCGCCAGGCCGCCGCCAGCTGCCGCGCTAAGCTCCGCGGGGGCGCCGCCCGGGAGCGCCTGCACGCCGCCCGAGGCCTACGGAAGCCCGCGCCCCCTTGA